The following proteins are encoded in a genomic region of Oncorhynchus gorbuscha isolate QuinsamMale2020 ecotype Even-year linkage group LG11, OgorEven_v1.0, whole genome shotgun sequence:
- the snf8 gene encoding vacuolar-sorting protein SNF8, whose amino-acid sequence MHRRGVGAGAIAKKKLAEAKYKERGTVLAEDQIVQMSKQLETFKSNLEEFASKHKQEIRKSSQFRVQFQEMCATIGVDPLASGKGFWSEMLGVGDFYYELGVQIIEVCLALKHRNGGLITLDELHHRVLKGRGKFAQDVSQDDLVRAIKKLKVMGNGFGMIPVGGSYLVQSVPAELNMDHTVVLQLAEKKGYVSVSEIRESLKWERERACHVLDHLLKEGLAWLDSQASGEPQYWLPALFSELTSRDVTPEEANQITP is encoded by the exons ATGCATAGGAGAGGAGTAGGTGCGGGAGCTATCGCCAAAAAGAAGCTTGCAGAG GCCAAGTATAAAGAGAGGGGGACCGTGTTAGCTGAGGATCAAATTGTTCAG ATGTCAAAACAGCTGGAGACCTTCAAATCTAACCTTGAGGAATTTGCCAGCAAGCACAAACAAGAGATTCGTAAGAGTTCCCAGTTCCGGGTCCAGTTTCAGGAGATGTGTGCCACCATTGGAGTTGACCCACTTGCCT CTGGCAAAGGCTTTTGGTCTGAGATGCTTGGTGTGGGTGACTTCTATTACGAGCTGGGTGTGCAGATCATTGAAGTATGCCTGGCACTGAAACACAGAAATGGAG GACTTATTACCCTGGACGAACTCCATCACAGAGTGTTGAAGGGAAGGGGGAAATTTGCTCAGGATGTGAGCCA AGATGACTTGGTGCGGGCCATAAAGAAGCTGAAAGTCATGGGGAATGGCTTTGGGATGATTCCTGTTGGAGGCTCTTACCTCGTGCAGTCAGTGCCAGCAGAGCTCAACATGGACCACACTGTGGTACTTCAGCTGGCTGAG AAGAAGGGCTACGTTTCAGTGAGTGAGATCAGAGAGAGTCTTAAGTGGGAGCGAGAGCGAGCCTGTCATGTGCTG GATCACCTATTGAAAGAGGGCTTGGCGTGGTTGGATTCCCAAGCTTCTGGAGAGCCACAGTATTGGCTGCCAGCCCTCTTTTCTGAGCTGACTTCCCGTGATGTCACACCTGAGGAGGCCAATCAGATAACGCCTTAA
- the LOC124048275 gene encoding gastric inhibitory polypeptide-like, translated as MFFSLPDFLCLSLLSSFSFVTMKVALFSLVVLCVAGMLRAEVLSQSDENSLTENGHGLGRRYAESTIASDMSKIMDSMVQKNFVNFLLNQREKKSMSNVTPEEDPEARLYYNLLKKLALCIRSKGQIH; from the exons ATGTTTTTTTCTCTTCCTGACTTTCTCTGCCTCTCGCTTCTCTCCTCGTTTAGTTTTGTCACCATGAAGGTAGCTTTGTTTTCACTGGTGGTTCTCTGCGTGGCTGGGATGCTGCGTGCTGAAGTCCTGTCCCAGTCTGACGAGAACAG TCTCACAGAAAATGGACATGGTTTGGGGAGAAGATACGCAGAGTCAACCATCGCCAGTGACATGAGCAAAATCATGGACTCCATGGTGCAGAAGAATTTTGTCAACTTCCTGCTCaaccagagagagaaaaagagcat GTCTAATGTCACTCCAGAGGAAGATCCAGAGGCTCGCCTGTACTACAATCTCCTGAAAAAGCTTGCACTGTGCATTCGCAGCAAGGGACAGATCCAT TGA